In bacterium (Candidatus Blackallbacteria) CG13_big_fil_rev_8_21_14_2_50_49_14, the genomic stretch AAAGGCAATCTCTTCAGTGGCTTGGATGACCCCTGTGATCTGATGGCGATCAGCCCGTTAAATAATTTTATGGTCTTTATGACCTATGTGGATGTTCCCGCGATGTTTACCCCCTGGTTGAATATTGTCGATTTGGCCAGCAATAAACTGATTGATCGCTATGCGCTCTTTGCCGAAGATACCAAACCCAGCTATCTGGCTTTTGCCATGTCAAAACCCGATGGCTATTTCCGCTCTGATACCAGCATTCTGGATATTCTGCTCGACAAGGGCTATATCTCTTTTCAGGATGTAGAAGAAGCAGAATGGACCATTCAGGAAACCTTGAATAAAACGGCACCCGAAATTCATTTTGAAGCTGAGAGCATTGATTCGGATGCCGATCCAGACTTCAGCCAGGCCTTTGAGCTTGACCCTGAGGATGAAGAAGAGCTTGAAGAACTTGAAGCCCAACGCGGGAATCCCGAAGAGGACTATCCTGTTTTGAATGAGCATCAGATTGATCCCAGTATTTTGATTCAATTCAAAGAAACGCTGCTGCGGCGTTATGAGTTTGTGCCGATCAATCAATTGAATGGAATTTTTCGCGTAGCGGCCGTTAACCCCGCTCAGCCCGAAATTGAAATGATTACCCAGAAACTTTTTCCCGATCTGCCACTCTATCTGATTCCCTTTGAAAGGGATGAGTTTGAGCGCTTTATGCGGGAATTTTATGCGCAAATTATTCACCGCATGAAAAAGATTGTTTCGAAGATGTCGCCTGCGCAGCGGGATGAATTTGCCAGTACGGCACCCGAAGGGGTGCTTGAGAATTTAATCGAGCAGGGCCTGCCACCTGCTCCCCCTGAGCCTGTAAAAACTGAAGCTTCAGCCCCATCTGCACCAGATCATGCCCCATCTGCCAATCTGCCTGCTTCTGTCTCAAAAGAAATTCCACCCGCTCAGCTTGAAGAAAAAAACAGCCTTGTCCAGGAACTCACGCGTTCAGAAATGGCTTCAGAAGAAGCTTCCGAGTCTGAGGGGGCTGAAAACTCTGAACAGGAAATTGATTTTGCTGCGCTCTCAAGCGAGAAACTGAACGAGGCCTTGACCCAGCATTGTTTGAATGAATTCCGCAAAATCTGGGGAATTGATCTCAGCGGTGAAGTGGAGGTGCTCGAAAAACTGCATCCCTTTATCGATCGGGCGCGTAAGGAATTGATGAGCTTTGATTATACGATTATCCGCATTCCGGATCTTTACAATCAATTTTCACTCGAAACCGTGATTACCAAAGAGTCCTTTCTGGCGCTGGCCCGTCAATTGGTGCCTGCTGCGAAACCCAAAGCGTCTGCGGTCGCGCCAAAATCACCCCCCACCAATATCCAGGAATTGGCAAGCCGGGTTCAGGATATCGCACAACCAGCAAATACCCCCAAAACCATGCAGTATGAAGCCGATGATCAGGTCTTGCGTGCCGATGATCTGCCCAATGACCATTTTCTGATTCACGATCCTGAGCGTCAGCGCATCATTGAATTTACCAATAAGGGGCTGATTACCTGGCAGATTGGGGGCAAAGACGGCATTGGCCATATGGAATTGCTCGAACCCATGAATCCGATTCGTTTGCCCAGCGGCAATACGCTATTTGCCGATGCTGGCAGCGATACGGTTTACGAAGTTTCAAAATCTGGGCAAATTCGCTGGCAATTTCCTCCTTCAGATAAATCTTCAGAGATTCGCCTGCATCGCCCTGTGAAAGCCATGCGCAAATTGAACGGCAATACGATTATTGTCGATCAGGGCAATCACCGCGTGATTGAAATCAACCCACAGAATAAGATTGTCTGGCAATATGGCATTACCAGCTCGGTGGGCATTACCCGTGGCCGGATCTACAGCCCTTCGGATATGCAGGTGCTGAAGGGCGGGCATTTTCTGATCACGGATACTGACAATCACCGCGTGATTGAGGTCAACCAGGATGAAGAGATTGTCTGGCAGTTTGGCAATCCTGAAAACAAGCTGGGATCTGGGTATGGCTCCCATTCCAACCAGCTCAATGCCCCTTCACAGGCTTTTCGCATGCCCAATGGCAATACCCTGATCGCCGACAGTGAGAACCGGCGTGTGGTGGAAGTGAATCCAGAAAAAGAAATTGTCTGGCTCTTTGATACGGGGATTGAAAAAGCATCGGGTGGGGCCTTCTCGTTTATCCCCAACCGCATGGTGCGCATGGGCAATGGCAATACTGTGGTTTTCAGCCCGCTCTATGTGATAGAAGTGACCCGACTGCTCAAACCACTCTATCTCTATCAATTTGCGACCTTGCCCAAATCCCCTGATTACCATCGGCTGCGTGAAGACAGCGATAAAATTGTCGAGCTTTCCAGCAAACCTTCGACCGAACGCATCAATGAAATGGCGCGTCAGGCGGCCCAAAGCTATGTCACCACCAAGGCGAATCTGCTTGATTTGGAATTGCCTTTGATCGACAAACAGGAAAACCGCGTGTATATCATTAACCGCCAAAAACAGATTGTCTGGCGCTTTGGTGAAAGCCACCCCCGCAGTGCAGAGTTCATTGAACGCCCCCAATGTGTTGAAATCTCAGATCGTGAAGACAGTGAAGTTTTGCTCACCGATACCGATCGCCACCGCGTGATTAAAATTTACAGGGCGACCAAAGAAATTCTCTGGCAATACGGCGAAGCTGGGGTGATGGGCAGCCGCCCTGGTCTTTTGGGACATCCCCGCAGTGCCGTGAATACCAACCGTGGCTCGATACTGGTCACCGATCAGTACAGCGGCCGTGTCTTGGAAATTAACGAACTCAAACAGATTATCTGGAGCTTTGGCGGGTGGGACAATGGCATCAATCCGCTCAATGCGCCCTATTATGCAGAAGTTACCCCCGATGATACCGTTCTGATTACCGACTGGAGCAACCACTACGTGATCGAAGTGAATCGTGAGGGCGAAATTGTCTGGCAATATGGCATGCTGAAAAACCCAGGTTCAGGCCCCCATCAATTGATGTATCCTGAGCGGGCGATTCGTCTCGTCAATGGCAATACCCTGATTGTGGATACCCGCAACCACCGCGTGATTGAAGTCGATCCGGCTGGGGGTATTTTCTGGCAGTTTGGGGGGTTGCATTCTGAAAAATCGCATAAAAAGATTTCAAATCCCACGGCAGCCTACCGTCTCGACAATGGCCATACGGTGGTGGTGCACAGTGGCAACCGCCAGGTGCTAGAAGTCACGCATCATTCTGAAGTGGTCTGGACCTATCTGCTGCCTTCTAAAATCAGATAAGTTCGTCCATGCGTGTTCTGCTTGCCTGCGATAAATTCAAGGGGACGCTGACTTCGCGGGAAGTGGGTGAAGCGCTGGCAGAGGGTTTTCGCAGCTATTCTGATGAATTCGAAATTTGCATCTTTCCTGCCAGTGATGGGGGAGAAGGTTTGCTGGCGGCCTTGCAGGTTCCCCTCGCTTTGGAATTCAAAACTGTTGAAATTCAAGCCCCGCATGGCGTAAGGGTGAGTTCTCGCTTTGGCTGGGAACCCGCACGCCAAAGGGCCTGGATTGAATCTGCGCAAGCCCTGGGTTTGGATTTGATTCCGCTTGAAAAACGACATCCCCTTGAACTCACAAGTTATGGTCTGGGCGAATTGCTTTTGGCGGCAAATAAACTGCAGCCCCACGAGATCCTCGTGGGTTTGGGTTCCAGTGGCACTGTGGATGGAGGAATGGGGCTGGCATCCGCACTGGGGTATCGCTTTTACGATGCCCAAGGGAATTTACTTTCGGGTGCTCCTCAGGATTGGGATTTGCTTGAGAAAATCGAGCCAGCTCTCAACCCAGTTGCTTTTCCAGTGATTCGCATTTTAGCGGATGTGCGCAATCCGCTCTTGGGCGAAGCGGGTGGAGTTCGCGTCTTCAGCGCGCAAAAGGGGGCTTCTGCGCATGAAATTGAGCGCTTGGAAAAACGGATTCAATCCTGGTTGAAGTTGCTGCTGCCGATTCTACCAGCAGCAGAGCACTGTTCCCGCCTGCCTGGTGCAGGGGCCGCGGGGGGGCTGGGCTTTGCTCTGGCAGCCCTGACCCAAGCCATTTTGGAATCAGGGGCTGAACGGGTGATCCAGGAGTCTGATTTGGAGCAGGCCATTGCAAATGCAGATCTTGTGATCACGGGTGAAGGGGCCTATGATGCGCAGTCTGCCTGGGGAAAATGGCCCCAATATCTTATTCAGACCTGTCAAAAATATGAAAAACCAGTCTGTTTGGTCACCGGTCAGACCGTGCAATTGCAAGATCGCCCTGAAGGTCTGCGCCAGACTCTGGATCTGGTCAGTCTGAACCCCCAATGTGCTGTCTCCAAACGCGCCAGTCTTCAGGCCTTGCATCAAGTGGGCTACCGATTGGCCTCTGAATGGAAACTGGATATCTAGTTTTCGGATGCCGATCAGGATGCCCGTTGTTTCAAGCGGCGTAATTCATTATTTTTTATATATTTGAATCTCCAATTATTTGTTACACAATTATAAATTTTTTATTGCATCTGTGATATTTCAGGGCTACAATTTGTAAATTAGTTCACAATGTATTTTTCCTTTCATAAATTTGTAATATTATTTGATGTGATTTTTCCTGTGAATTGTAATAAATCACTTTGCTCGTTGTGATTGACTCTGAGTTTGGACAAAAAAGTTCTGGCTTGGGAGTTCTGTTCATCTCTCCATTGTGATTCCTGGACTTGATTTGTAGTTTTTAAGTTTGATCTTTATATCAATTTTAAAAGTGAAAAAGGATTTGACTCATGAAAACAATGCCCCTTTGCAAAATGATTGCTGCACTTATGATTTTGGTGGGCAGCATGAGCCTGGGAGCCTCTGTTCTGGCTGCAGGCAGTGAAGATGCTATCAAAGCTGCTTTGCTTTTCAATATTATGAAATTTGTCAAATGGCCTTCTTCCGGTGCCTTAAAAGTTTGTGCGATTGGGGCGAGTGGTATGACGGGTGCCTTGGAACAAAAATTGAAGGGGCAAAAGATCAATGGACAGGCCGTTAGTTTTACAGTGACCAGCGCGGGGTCTGCGACAGCCTGTCAAGTTGCTATTTTTGAGGGGGGGGCGGTGCCTGGAAATTTTAAATCCCTGCCGATTTTAACTGTCGGAAATGGCGGGATTGTGTCTTTTTCTGTGGCGGGGGGTAAAGTTCAGTTTTCATTGGATCAAACCACTGCCAAGAAAAACAATTTGGGAATCAGTGCTCAATTGCTCAAATTAGCGAAATCGGTTCAGTAATTTTCTTTTACTCATAACTGGAGTCTTCAATGTTCGAAAAGATCAACCAATTGCCCGTTTCATTAAAAGCTAAATTGCTGATTGCTATTGGCTTGAATACGGCTGTGATTATTGCCTTGATTTGTACTGCTTTTCTTTGGAATGAAAAAACAACCTTTCATTCTGTCTTGGAACGCCAGACCCAAGTTTTAGGGGGAATAATTTCTGAAAATGCCTCAGTCTTTCTTGAGTTTGATACGCCTGAAGAAGCAAAAAAATTATTGTCTACACTCAAAGTTGAATCTGGTGTAATGGCTGCTGCAGTGTATCGACAAGACAATAAAATTTTTGCACAGTATCTTCGCAAAGGTTCTGAAAAAAGTCCTTTGCCAACCCTTCCTCAAGAAAACAAGCTTTGGGATGAACAAAGGGGGATCTTAGAAATGTCCCTGCCCATTTTGCTTGAAAAGAAGCAGATTGGGAGGGTTTATCTAAAGACCGATTCAGATCATTTTAGACAGAAGTTAAATTCCTCAACGCAATTTGCGTTGGTCTTGGCCTTTGTGGGTATTTTGATCCTTCAGCTGCTCGGGTATTTCATGATTGACCTGCTCGTAAGCCGACCCTTGAAAATTTCAGCCAAAGTCATTGAAGCCATGGCCCGAGGAGATCTCACCCAAGTTCTTGAAATCCATTCCAAAGACGAGGTTGGGTTGATGGCAGATTCTATCAACCAGACGATTGCAGGTATAAAACAGGCAACGGGCCAAGAAGTATTGGATTGGCAAGTGATCGCAGAACAGAAAAAACGCGAAGAAATTCAAAAAATCAAAGACGCTGAACAACGCCAGCGGGATGAAGAACAGCGTCGCAAAGACGCCGAACAACGCCAACGGGATGAGGAACAGCGTCGCAAAGATACAGAGCAACGCCAACGAGATGAGGAACAGCGTTTCAAAGATGCCGAACAACGTGAGAAAGAGAAAGTTCAATTGGAACGTGACATGGAGCAGTCTGAAGCCTTAGCCTCAGCCTCTGGTGTTTTTTCTTCCTTGAGTCAAAAACTGAGTCAAAACGCAGATATGACCACTGAGCAAGCGACTCAGGTTTCGGCTACATTTCAGCAAATGAATACAGAGTTGTATACCATTGCCAGCAGCATGGAAGAAATGCGCGCCAGTATTCAAGAAATTAACCGCCACGTTGTCGGTGTAAATCAAATGGGAAATCAAGCCGTTTCAGAGTCCCTTATCACCAATCAAGTGGTGGCTCAGTTGGGGGAAAAAAGCATCAGCATTGGGCAAGTCATTCAGTTTATTTCGAGCATTGCCGAGCAAACGAAACTCTTGGCTCTGAAT encodes the following:
- a CDS encoding glycerate kinase, with the protein product MRVLLACDKFKGTLTSREVGEALAEGFRSYSDEFEICIFPASDGGEGLLAALQVPLALEFKTVEIQAPHGVRVSSRFGWEPARQRAWIESAQALGLDLIPLEKRHPLELTSYGLGELLLAANKLQPHEILVGLGSSGTVDGGMGLASALGYRFYDAQGNLLSGAPQDWDLLEKIEPALNPVAFPVIRILADVRNPLLGEAGGVRVFSAQKGASAHEIERLEKRIQSWLKLLLPILPAAEHCSRLPGAGAAGGLGFALAALTQAILESGAERVIQESDLEQAIANADLVITGEGAYDAQSAWGKWPQYLIQTCQKYEKPVCLVTGQTVQLQDRPEGLRQTLDLVSLNPQCAVSKRASLQALHQVGYRLASEWKLDI